The following nucleotide sequence is from Triticum dicoccoides isolate Atlit2015 ecotype Zavitan chromosome 7B, WEW_v2.0, whole genome shotgun sequence.
aaaagtttttgttggtataAATTTCCATGCTTAATTAACTTAAATGATGTggtatgaaaatcagggtgtgacaccctCCCACTCCTCCAATCTCAAATttgcaacctccttctccacccccTCTCTCCCAGCCCACAAAACCCCGCATTAATCTCCTTCCAAATCCAACCCAATCAAATTCGATCCATCCGCCAGCCCTAAACCCCCTCCCATCCCCGCCGTTTACTTCCCATTaggttagagcaagtacaatagagctgagtcagctggCTATAAAAAATAAACTAATATATTCttacttagttggaggaaagagaagaagaGAGAGAAGGAAAGCGGGCTCttggtgaagagccagctctagcacgtgctcctaggcactttgtgagagtgAAAGGTGGGCCATATAATAAAAAAATAGTACACTCTTCTAATCAATTATTGTACatattggctataagatgggctatagatgacatgacaatggcttatagccagcagttggCTATACAATTAACCATGCTCTTATTACTCCATCCACCCACCCGACGCAAATCCCCAATCCCAATCCCTTCCCATGCGTCGCGATGAGGACCGAGGATCCTGAGCCCCCCAACCCCAGCCCCAAACTATAGCCACTAGGGAACTCGTCTGGGCCAAGACCAAGTGCCGCCACCACTGGTGGCCCACGCACCTCCATGCCCCCTCCATCAACGGGCACCTCTGCCACCAGCCGGCGCATGACCTTCGGCCCCTGCTGCTCTCCCCGCCAGCGCACGACCGATGGCCGAAGAGCGTCCCTCGCCCCGGCTCCCTGCCCACCTCGACGAGCCGACGCACATCCATGACCGGCTGGAGCTTGCGCCGCCAGCCACGTCCACGCCCATGACCTCCTGCTTGACGCCCTACTCTTCTGTTGGAGGAGGTCCTTGCCGTCGGCCTGCATCTCATGGTCAAGCCACCCTCCGCATGCCTCCTTCCCCTCGGCTAGCTCTGGCCGCCTGCCGTCTCTGACCTTGCCGCCTCCCGTTGGTCCCTTGCACAAAACATGATAGCAGTCTCTTCCCGGAGAGTTCATCTCCCTCCAGCTCCTTCCTAGGGTTCGCCGGATCTGGCTGTCTCTCTTTTCTCccactctctctctatcaggatttCACTACctgagtctctctctctctgtttgcaggcacccatggaggcgatgacacGTGGACTACTCGGGTGGTGGCCGCCAAGGACAAGGCCAAGGAGGATGGCGACCCGAAGTTCGTCGGGGACCTCATCGTCTTAGACAAGGCACGCCAGTAGGTAATCGTCGAAAAATGATTGTTTCATATGAACTGTTGGGTTGCTGGTTAGTTTGTACTCTTAGCTTCATCTACGAGCCCCGTATCAATGCATGGTGTCCTCTGGATTTAGAGTGAAAACATAACTGCTCACTGCTGCTCCTCTAAAGAATTTGAAGTATTGAACTTTCATGATGAATATGAGGACGCGTTGATTTGTTTACAGTTTTCCTGCTAGTAATCAATTGTTTTATGTATCAGTTACCATGGTTTCAGATGCAAAAAATATTGACTGGTGGATTAAAATGACTGACACAATCATGTGTGATCCATTATCAGGTTACAGATTTGTGCCGCTGGCCCCAACAAGGCACATTGCACTACTCGGGTAAGTGCGTTCAAGAAGGTTGTGAGGGTGTTCGCGGAAAAGCCGATGAATAATGTAGTCACTCCAGTGTTGGGTACTACCTTCGACTTGCTTGTAGAAGCATACGATTTGTCTCTTCTCTGTGTAGATAACATGTTGAATGTTGTTCATACGATTGCATGTTGGCAGAAATGATGAGGATTAGTAGGTGAAGACGAGGTACTGCTATGGTTATCGTAAAGATCCTCCTCCATGCCTCATGGGAAGCAACATCATGATTGCTCTTGCAAAATCGATGATGATGCTATGAATGTTAGTTCTGCTGCCATTGTGGATTAGCTTGTGCCCCTCAAATGCTATTGACAAGTTCCACCTTGAGTCCGTAGATCAGTGGAATTATAATGAGTAGTATAAAACATGAGATGTCTGATTGTATATAACCCGCACCTCCAAATTGATGTGTTCTAGGCTGTGTCTTTGATTGAAAATGTTTCTAGACTATAAACTGTTCTATCCGTGATAACTGCAACTAGAAGAATTTTTCCCATTTAAATTCTGTAATCCCTATTAGCTAAAACTTTAGCATTACAAAGTTTTATATCTAAGTTCAGTTTCTTGGTAAGCCATCCTCCTCATGGTAGAGTTTCTCTTGCAGATAGATAATTATTTCTTCAAGTTTTGTTTTTCTGGTGTGTTTAGCTGTTTCTCATGATGTAGCTATTGTTGCTTTTTTGTCTCAGGGTGTGATTGTTCTGATCACCTACTTCAACAACGGCTCGGGCGTATGTGCCTCAAACTCTTAGCGTGGACTCACTATTTATGTTTGTTCTCCTAGGGTTCGTAGATTGCGAAACATGGCAAGTAACATGTAGATGCTCTATTTCTTATTCCCTGCTCTAGTTTATTTCAATTTATATTTCTCTGGACATCAAGTCAAGTGCTGAATTTTGAGGGTACGGAAGCTTGTAACATCACGGGTTTCTTTGATGATAGTGAATGTGAAGTAGGATTGTATTGTATCTTCGTTTATAGATATTTTTTAGTTACAACTCAATACCAAATTCTACAGTAGGGGTTCTTGTGGCATCAACAGCTATTGTAATAATGAATGTATATTACGATTGTATTGTGCCCTTCGGTGTTTTCGTATTTATCATGCATACACAACAAATCATGAAAATAAACTACATTCGGCATACTCAAATAACACTAGGGTCTGGGACTATTTTATGGTGTTGTCGATATACTTTGTGATTTAAAGTTACTGATCTATGGTCTGGTGTCATATTATGGTCTAATATTTTTTGTTTTGATTCTTTCTCTGTTGCCAGGAATAGATGTCGATGATGCCTACTTGCTTGCCAGCTACAGTGATGCATGGACCGGTGAAGCAAGCACACATGCAAGGCTAGCCCCATGTATCTTCCTTGGGTGCAAACATCATCTACAAGTATGAAAAATGTAACACCTCTCTGTGTTGTTTTGCTCCTCTTCTCTCTGCATCCGAGAAAATTGGTGCTTAATATGCTATTGATTTACAGTGTCTGTTAGTTAACACCAAGCCTAAACTATTGCTTTGTTTTTCCTCTTTATGCCCCAAGTTTTACTAGCAACAAGCTCAACTTCATGCTTTGTAGGAAATAAGTACATGATTGTTTATCCTCCTGTGTAACAGTTTAAGTTTGTGAGTTGATCCTATGTTCGTGTTAGCAAGTCTAATTAGGCGTGTTCTGATGATAGTGAAGAAGAAAAGTGTCTTCTAATGTGGTGGTGCCAAACAAAAGTTTTATGCTTATGTTGAGCTTACTTTTAATATGTGAACATGACAATTTAGAGGCTATACTGAAGTTCCACTCATTTTATTCTGTGTGTTGAGCTTACCTTTGTATGTCAGGATTTTTTCTTCATCTGTTACCCTTCCTTTGGCTGTAGTTTATCTTTGTATAGAAACCAATCTTGGTGTTCTTCCTATTTGCATTTGATTTACATTTCGAAATTCCCTAGCACAACTATATATAACAATGTCGGTATGTGTTTTCTTATTTTAGTGTCTATAGTACATTTGCATGATGTTGAATTATGTGCTACAGAATATACATTAGCTGATTTAAACTGCTATTTTCCTATGCCTAATCAAATGCCCTTTGTTTTTGCAGTATGCATACCCAGGTCAAACTTGCGATCATGGTGAAGGTGCTGATCTAGGTTTCCTATCTTCAGAAGTGAAATGTTTGCTTGCTACCTTCTTTTGGGTACTGCTTTCTAATCAAGTTCTTGAACACAAGAGTTACGTATACAAATCATGTGCTATTTATGGTTAGGTTTATGCACTGATAGTCATCTTCTTGTCTACTTAGCTGAATCATGTCTTTGTGTACTAAACATCAATTACTAGTATTTGGCTTCTATGTGCTAATTAAACCCGATAAATATATATAGTTCTTTGAGGTGCAAATTCCATAGTGCATGTTTACGAGGTTAAGATTCTACAGATGTTGCATAATATTGGTGACAAAGTGTCTCTCCTTAGGGGTTGATTTAAATAACATATGATCTACTGAAATAAATTTTTTGGTGCCCAAACATTGAAATTCTGGTTCTTTGTTTCAAACACCAAAATGTTGTTTACCTTGTCGTTCTATGCttaaatgataaaaatgtctcATTTATAGGAATGTAAACCTGATGTAGAATAGTATTTACTTGTTGCTGTTAGTTACTACTTGTATCCGCTGATTTCTATTCCTCATTTTGCTTGTTTTACTCTTATTTATGCTCACGGACTGCCTACAAGTTAACATGCTGTTAGATTTGCCTTTACTTTGTTCCAAACCATTTTGTTTGATAACTTGCAGACGTTGTCCTTCATTCATGTTTCGTCGTGAGATCTAGGACGAAGAAGTTGGGAGAATCATAAAGTTCTAGCTCATTGGAGCTAGTTATACTTGTATGGCTAgttattttttttggattttttagtTGTGTTACCTGATGTGAACTAGTTCTGATTGTAAACCTCATGTGATCTTAGAACTATTATTGCTCTAATCTGGTGGGAGTTGTGGAAGCATAGGAATGCTATTGTTTTTGAAGGGGCGCGCCCTTGCTTGGAGTATCTACTAGGGCGAGTGAGGCATGAGGGCCAACTGTGGGCATCGGCCGGGCTAATGAAAGGGAATGTAACTCCCTTCTTTACTAGAGTGGAGAGGTGGGAGATGAGTGAGGAGTAATATGTAACAAAACCGTGTAATTGTGGTGGAGGCTTTCTATgcctttcttctttaatatatgatatgcacactcATGCATATTCGAAAAAAATAAACCTCATGTGAACCATGTTTGATTGCAATGTGCCAAGTTTGGCTCTGTTTGATTGTATTCATGATGTGAACCATGTTTTCATGATATTTAGTTGTTCTTTGTTTGAAGCATCGTCTAATTATTGGTTATTTATTTATTGGATCATTGAAATCTGAGGAATATAACCTTGACACCTAGGAGctattttttaaataatacattttttattaattcttaGAAATTACGCTGAATtattattttccaaaaataatacaTCGTCAGCCATCTGGTGTCCGACTGGATCCAGCCGGCCAAGAGTAGGCCGATTAGTACC
It contains:
- the LOC119337711 gene encoding uncharacterized protein LOC119337711, which translates into the protein MNNVVTPVLGCDCSDHLLQQRLGRIDVDDAYLLASYSDAWTGEASTHARLAPCIFLGCKHHLQYAYPGQTCDHGEGADLGFLSSEVKCLLATFFWTLSFIHVSS